The following proteins come from a genomic window of Alosa sapidissima isolate fAloSap1 chromosome 22, fAloSap1.pri, whole genome shotgun sequence:
- the LOC121697737 gene encoding SLAM family member 9-like — protein sequence MVNCVIRQTHLMVVVLGLHILFGSPAGCCPVTSLSRPEETSVTLNTGYKSTAATDIHLVEWYYNERELIMRYYPGSKSVIQPAYKGRVKFDDNAFSLELMNVKRNDSGLYHCEITEEKPFCAGYSLSVFEPISEKRVTSTAQITSPASILILTAVVLGCFPIKK from the exons ATGGTCAACTGTGTTATCAGGCAGACCCACCTCATGGTGGTGGTTCTTGGACTTCATATTTTGTTTGGTTCTCCTGCTG GTTGCTGTCCAGTGACCAGCTTGTCCAGACCAGAGGAAACATCTGTAACCCTAAACACAGGATACAAGTCTACAGCTGCCACAGACATTCATTTGGTGGAGTGGTACTATAATGAGAGGGAATTAATTATGAGATATTATCCGGGATCAAAGTCAGTGATCCAGCCAGCTTACAAGGGTAGGGTGAAGTTTGATGACAACGCCTTCTCTCTGGAGTTGATGAACGTGAAGAGGAACGACAGTGGTTTATACCACTGCGAGATCACAGAGGAGAAACCCTTCTGTGCTGGATACAGCCTTTCTGTCTTTG AACCCATTTCTGAAAAGAGAGTGACCTCTACTGCCCAAATCACAAGTCCTGCATCTATCTTGATActtactgctgttgttttagGGTGTTTTCCTATAAAGAAATAA